GGACAACTGCAAGGCAGCGGCGTAGCTCACTTCATTCTTGCACTTCAGAGCCCTTACCGGGAATGGCGCAGGCCTTGAGTTTATTGGCCTACGTGACAATCAGGGAATAGAAATCAGGGAACTCAGTGAGAGCATCTGAATAAAAAGGTTCCGAGTTTCGGAAGTAAGCGCTACGTAGGTTGTTACGCAAGGTCGTCACCTCTCACATCTCCCCTTAAAAAACAAGAGCGATCGTAGGATTTTCCGTCATCCCGTATGATTTTCGGTCAAAGAGTGGTTATCGCCTTGATTTTATCAATCAATAGTAACATCCTGTTATTTGTGTTCTTTTTTGTATATTCGGAGATAATTAGTTCTGGAATGAATATTGCTTTTAATATCTCAGAGAAGGAGGAACTGTGTTTGAGTCAACTCTGACAAGTGTGCTTTCCTTAGGTGTGGCAGCTGCTTTAATTTGTGCGAGCGTCGTGCTTTTCCTGCTTCGGTCAGAAGAGAAAAGAAAGGACAACAGACTTTATAGAAGGTTTGATGTAAAGTGCAGGGTAGAGTTTACGGCAAACGGTACAGCTAATGAGGGAATAACCCAAGATATCTCGCTGAACGGCTTATCCATAA
This DNA window, taken from Thermodesulfovibrionales bacterium, encodes the following:
- a CDS encoding PilZ domain-containing protein, which translates into the protein MFESTLTSVLSLGVAAALICASVVLFLLRSEEKRKDNRLYRRFDVKCRVEFTANGTANEGITQDISLNGLSIRTEHQFDPDTTLDIGLWLPGNKTSKLKGKVIRTIKNDLIGVTIISKDSAYLQYYKYLEGMGSEVNR